One Rossellomorea aquimaris DNA window includes the following coding sequences:
- a CDS encoding DUF3889 domain-containing protein — protein sequence MKRHIPIVLCMIFIAYSPIVDLKPIHVHAQQEIPSYAKWGSLAVKKTKEKYPDAAIVDYLHIGKENGSKVSTEKFKLWLKRGGKEFGVFVDIQFETDTEKLINIKFTETDR from the coding sequence ATGAAACGACATATCCCAATTGTTCTATGCATGATTTTTATTGCATACTCACCAATAGTTGACCTGAAACCCATTCACGTACACGCTCAACAAGAGATTCCCTCTTATGCTAAATGGGGAAGTCTGGCAGTGAAAAAAACTAAAGAGAAATATCCTGATGCAGCGATCGTTGACTATCTTCATATCGGGAAGGAAAACGGATCGAAGGTATCGACTGAGAAGTTTAAGCTATGGTTAAAACGTGGGGGGAAAGAATTTGGTGTGTTTGTGGACATTCAGTTTGAAACAGATACTGAAAAGCTGATTAATATCAAATTCACAGAAACGGATCGATAA
- a CDS encoding GNAT family N-acetyltransferase, with protein sequence MKTTIEQVKIVEYHEGLAKGIAKMWNESRENWGGDSIVTTEQDVKDKEANSTNLHLFLAMVGDEIAGYCGLSEYREDEGALYIPLLNVHPKYQGLKIGKQLVLKALEKTVELKWPRLDLFTWAGNTKAVPLYKKCGFFWEERDDTVHLMNFIPMVLQIDWLKPFFEKHDWYTTSQRLIEIQPDGLKDRDHTYYEYKWEAENEFVRIQFERTGRGIRLIETQDFLVEMRLPDFKMLEKKEHYVTYHVENRKEKPVEISLNGISSPHVKHEFHETVLVSKNWIGEFPVSVSMPTSQPSPWKTHPTVGVAVEVDGQSIPLALGVFPKQAGKLHLKSVKKNWKTHGKGMLYLDLESQLEEETTWTIKLPLNKVVEWETSEVMAKIEGKKRVSIPLPIQLLKNGFLSEEVNVEVERKNGDVTAFSTQLSLALPGFGAKFGGDTEEHWIGFNGPHYVEIEKRNHIVKVGSMNSIQDPITFFTPKFGKPYSEEFSKKEASSVEFIELPEAFVMKTTLKSDAFSSILLNTYFKIYGDGLVEIKHEVVNSGEDDRKHLSFIQPVFINFEGMAIPQRDGVLIGNESLVPFMEYIYDKDMAERWIFTRSSIGDTIGLAWPEEALGRKDDWRMALEYKIDMIQSQEKTCLGPILVGINTSNHWSKWRELVLGDEGDMKELPLYALDKTGGDIISSVGKREEYLFQSKLTPFIHGKLTVHSENVTFVKEVDKAEAVTRVNLGLEHSSPGVKWIEGEFDSKSHFGKVEVMQLVKGKKEVKVERNEDVWSVDNSVISFKASSAYYPGIYSLSIDGKETLDHQYPNPGPRAWWNPWGGGIRYSFQAVSTYSMLKEKTAIGSVTRMDQHGHQWAGICLTTEFKEHEKMKGVVLRQYALTLPEVPVLAVYAEIQQDSGRTYTNELLDVEAFFKAGETLTSSFVKLPTQGMIHKYYAGLEEFVLKDTPFITVGSDDHPESITFVHPSTKKRSEAYLNQDVLLVASTNKWSAATGETIVIEPSILFYGETRSAQAIKPLQNIRFT encoded by the coding sequence ATGAAGACGACTATAGAGCAAGTGAAAATCGTAGAATATCATGAAGGTTTAGCAAAAGGAATTGCGAAAATGTGGAATGAAAGCCGTGAAAACTGGGGTGGAGATTCCATTGTCACCACTGAACAAGATGTGAAAGATAAAGAAGCCAACTCCACAAATCTCCATCTATTTTTGGCAATGGTGGGAGATGAAATAGCAGGCTACTGCGGATTGTCTGAATATCGTGAGGATGAAGGTGCCCTATACATTCCTCTTCTGAACGTGCACCCCAAGTATCAGGGCTTGAAGATCGGCAAACAACTCGTACTGAAAGCGTTAGAAAAGACTGTGGAATTAAAATGGCCGAGACTGGATTTATTTACGTGGGCGGGTAATACAAAAGCCGTGCCTCTGTACAAAAAATGCGGATTCTTCTGGGAAGAGCGCGATGACACAGTACATCTGATGAATTTTATTCCGATGGTGCTCCAAATTGACTGGCTGAAGCCATTTTTTGAGAAGCATGATTGGTATACAACGAGTCAGCGTTTAATTGAAATCCAACCCGATGGACTGAAAGATCGAGATCATACTTATTACGAATACAAATGGGAAGCAGAAAATGAGTTCGTTCGTATACAATTTGAACGAACGGGAAGAGGCATTCGCTTAATTGAAACGCAGGATTTTTTAGTGGAAATGAGGCTGCCTGACTTTAAGATGCTCGAGAAAAAAGAACACTATGTGACTTATCATGTAGAAAATCGCAAAGAGAAACCTGTTGAAATATCCCTAAATGGAATATCATCTCCTCATGTAAAGCATGAATTCCATGAGACCGTTTTAGTGTCTAAGAACTGGATTGGAGAATTCCCTGTCAGTGTCTCCATGCCAACTAGCCAACCAAGTCCCTGGAAGACTCACCCGACTGTCGGGGTGGCGGTTGAGGTGGATGGTCAATCAATCCCATTAGCACTGGGGGTGTTTCCTAAACAAGCTGGGAAGCTTCATTTAAAATCGGTAAAAAAGAATTGGAAAACCCATGGTAAAGGAATGCTCTATCTTGATTTGGAAAGCCAATTAGAAGAAGAAACTACATGGACGATCAAACTTCCTTTAAATAAGGTAGTAGAGTGGGAAACCTCAGAAGTGATGGCAAAAATCGAAGGGAAAAAGAGAGTGTCGATTCCACTTCCGATCCAGCTATTGAAAAATGGCTTTTTGTCAGAAGAAGTGAATGTAGAGGTTGAACGGAAAAACGGGGACGTGACTGCTTTTTCCACTCAGCTGTCATTGGCTCTACCGGGATTTGGAGCGAAATTTGGTGGCGATACAGAAGAGCATTGGATCGGGTTTAACGGTCCCCACTACGTAGAGATTGAAAAACGAAACCATATCGTCAAGGTAGGCTCTATGAATTCAATCCAAGATCCGATAACTTTCTTCACACCAAAATTCGGAAAACCCTATAGTGAAGAGTTTTCTAAGAAAGAAGCCTCTTCTGTAGAATTTATTGAGCTTCCTGAAGCTTTTGTGATGAAAACAACACTAAAGTCAGATGCATTTTCCTCCATACTTTTGAACACCTATTTTAAGATTTACGGTGATGGCTTAGTGGAGATCAAACATGAAGTGGTGAATTCCGGAGAAGATGACAGGAAGCATCTTTCCTTCATCCAGCCTGTTTTTATAAACTTTGAAGGAATGGCTATCCCCCAAAGGGATGGAGTCTTAATCGGGAATGAGTCACTGGTTCCTTTTATGGAATATATTTATGATAAAGATATGGCTGAACGTTGGATTTTCACACGTTCTTCAATTGGGGATACTATCGGCCTTGCTTGGCCAGAAGAAGCTCTTGGAAGAAAAGATGATTGGCGAATGGCTCTTGAATATAAAATCGACATGATACAATCCCAGGAAAAAACGTGTTTAGGTCCCATCCTGGTCGGGATCAATACTTCCAACCACTGGTCAAAGTGGCGGGAGTTGGTGTTGGGTGATGAAGGGGACATGAAAGAGCTGCCCCTGTATGCGTTAGATAAAACAGGTGGAGATATTATTTCTTCTGTTGGAAAAAGGGAAGAATATTTGTTCCAATCCAAGCTTACTCCTTTTATTCATGGTAAATTAACCGTTCATTCAGAAAATGTAACGTTCGTAAAAGAAGTGGATAAAGCTGAAGCAGTAACCCGTGTGAACCTTGGACTAGAGCATTCTTCACCAGGTGTAAAATGGATAGAAGGGGAATTCGATTCCAAAAGCCACTTCGGAAAAGTTGAAGTTATGCAACTTGTTAAGGGGAAGAAGGAAGTGAAGGTTGAGAGGAACGAAGATGTCTGGTCTGTAGATAATAGTGTCATTTCGTTTAAAGCGTCATCTGCTTATTATCCTGGTATCTATTCCTTATCGATTGACGGTAAGGAAACGTTGGATCATCAATATCCAAACCCGGGCCCACGGGCGTGGTGGAATCCGTGGGGTGGAGGTATCAGGTACTCTTTCCAAGCCGTTAGTACCTATTCAATGCTGAAAGAGAAAACTGCAATCGGATCTGTTACAAGGATGGATCAACACGGTCATCAGTGGGCAGGGATTTGTTTGACAACAGAATTTAAGGAGCATGAAAAGATGAAGGGGGTTGTTCTTCGTCAATATGCGTTAACACTTCCAGAAGTGCCGGTCCTGGCTGTATACGCAGAGATTCAGCAGGATTCAGGAAGAACGTATACGAACGAATTACTGGATGTGGAGGCTTTCTTCAAGGCTGGTGAAACGTTAACATCCAGTTTCGTTAAACTTCCAACACAAGGTATGATCCATAAATACTATGCAGGCCTTGAAGAATTTGTATTGAAAGATACACCATTTATTACAGTTGGATCGGATGATCACCCAGAATCCATCACCTTCGTTCACCCAAGCACTAAAAAACGGTCAGAAGCTTACTTAAATCAAGATGTTCTTCTTGTTGCATCAACAAACAAGTGGTCTGCAGCAACGGGGGAAACCATCGTAATTGAACCAAGTATCCTATTCTACGGTGAAACTCGATCCGCACAAGCAATCAAACCACTACAAAACATTCGATTCACCTAA
- a CDS encoding twin-arginine translocase TatA/TatE family subunit, producing MNLGFGEIAIILFVALLFFGPSKLPELGKAAGVSLREFKQAVSGLMEDEETDHNGEKNILNKNQ from the coding sequence ATGAATCTGGGTTTCGGTGAAATAGCGATTATCTTGTTCGTAGCACTGCTATTCTTTGGACCAAGCAAACTTCCAGAGCTCGGAAAAGCTGCCGGTGTGTCTTTGAGAGAATTTAAACAGGCGGTCAGTGGATTGATGGAGGATGAGGAGACAGACCATAATGGTGAAAAGAATATACTAAATAAAAATCAATAG
- a CDS encoding STM3941 family protein, with product MEEKAVHFYESKKRLSLLAIGCILFVLVCLYLTFEFLFVDVNYFMGIIVALGGLFFLFCLIQIFKKLSYNVPHVSLTQEYLILYVLPEHPVHISWEDIESYIPYEIYRNAFIGLILSNEEKYREKMPDKLKRMSKVNVKMGYPQYNIVKGSLKEPQQLLDELNLRIPDTKVVSKGKGISHTHPL from the coding sequence ATGGAAGAGAAGGCTGTTCATTTTTATGAATCTAAGAAAAGGTTAAGTTTGTTAGCAATTGGTTGTATATTATTTGTCCTTGTGTGTTTGTATTTAACGTTTGAATTCTTATTTGTTGATGTAAATTATTTTATGGGGATCATTGTTGCGTTAGGAGGATTGTTCTTTCTTTTTTGCTTGATTCAGATTTTTAAAAAGCTTTCCTATAATGTGCCTCATGTAAGCCTGACGCAGGAATATCTAATTTTATATGTGTTACCGGAACATCCCGTTCACATCAGCTGGGAAGATATAGAAAGCTATATCCCTTATGAGATTTACCGGAATGCCTTTATCGGGCTCATTCTGTCCAATGAAGAGAAATACCGCGAGAAAATGCCGGATAAGCTAAAACGCATGTCTAAAGTTAATGTGAAAATGGGGTATCCACAATACAATATTGTCAAAGGCAGTCTGAAAGAGCCCCAACAATTGCTTGATGAATTAAACCTTCGTATCCCTGACACAAAAGTGGTTTCTAAAGGAAAAGGTATTTCTCATACCCATCCATTATGA
- the guaC gene encoding GMP reductase gives MENVFDYEDIQLIPAKCVVNSRSECDTSVTLGGHTFKLPVVPANMQTIIDEKIAVYLAENNYFYIMHRFEPEKRISFIKDMKSRGLISSISVGVKVEEYAFVEQLAEEKLTPEFITIDIAHGHSNAVISMIQHIKKHVPESFVIAGNVGTPEAVRELEHAGADATKVGIGPGKVCITKIKTGFGTGGWQLAALRWCAKAATKPIIADGGIRTHGDVAKSIRFGASMVMIGSLFAGHEESPGDTIEKDGRLFKEYFGSASEFQKGEKKNVEGKKMFVEHKGSLEHTLTEMEQDLQSSISYAGGTKLEAIRTVDYVVVKNSIFNGDKVY, from the coding sequence ATGGAAAATGTATTTGATTACGAAGATATTCAATTAATTCCTGCGAAATGTGTGGTTAACAGTCGTTCTGAATGTGATACGAGTGTGACCCTGGGTGGACATACATTTAAGTTACCTGTGGTGCCTGCCAATATGCAAACGATTATTGATGAGAAAATCGCTGTATATTTAGCTGAAAATAATTATTTCTATATTATGCATCGCTTCGAGCCTGAAAAACGAATTTCATTTATTAAAGATATGAAGTCTCGCGGCCTAATTTCTTCCATTTCTGTAGGTGTTAAGGTTGAAGAGTATGCATTTGTAGAGCAATTAGCAGAAGAAAAGCTGACACCGGAATTTATAACAATTGATATTGCACATGGTCATTCCAATGCGGTAATCAGCATGATTCAACACATTAAAAAACACGTACCTGAGAGCTTTGTGATTGCCGGGAACGTTGGTACTCCAGAAGCTGTAAGAGAACTGGAACATGCTGGTGCTGATGCTACAAAAGTGGGAATCGGACCAGGGAAAGTATGTATTACGAAAATTAAAACCGGATTTGGTACAGGCGGCTGGCAGCTTGCTGCTCTACGCTGGTGTGCAAAAGCCGCTACAAAACCAATCATCGCTGATGGTGGGATCCGTACCCACGGTGATGTAGCAAAATCCATTCGTTTCGGTGCGTCCATGGTGATGATTGGTTCCCTATTCGCAGGCCATGAAGAATCTCCTGGGGATACAATCGAAAAAGACGGCAGGCTCTTCAAAGAATACTTTGGATCAGCTTCAGAGTTCCAAAAAGGCGAAAAGAAAAATGTTGAAGGTAAAAAAATGTTTGTTGAGCATAAAGGGTCACTGGAACATACGTTGACCGAAATGGAGCAAGACCTTCAATCCTCTATCTCATATGCAGGTGGAACGAAGCTTGAAGCAATCCGAACTGTGGATTATGTAGTAGTAAAGAATTCAATCTTTAATGGTGATAAAGTATATTAA
- a CDS encoding 2'-5' RNA ligase family protein produces the protein MYWVIAIFDEKTEELIQEIWKELTDRDISYYEEEINDARPHITIGSYNELDKQKYIKALEEYYEHKKPIDITFNTVGSFLNFGTLFFSPTITRELLNFHSDHHDFFHEFNESANPLYLPDKWIPHCTLANKLSPEKLSQGFKHCLERGDSIEAKITGIALIELVADSKDCIDAPIVYSKSLLE, from the coding sequence ATGTACTGGGTAATCGCTATATTCGATGAAAAGACTGAAGAGTTGATACAAGAAATATGGAAGGAACTTACCGATAGAGATATTTCTTACTATGAGGAAGAAATCAACGATGCACGTCCCCATATTACGATAGGAAGTTATAACGAATTAGATAAGCAAAAATACATAAAAGCATTAGAGGAGTATTATGAACATAAAAAACCGATCGATATCACCTTCAACACAGTAGGTTCATTTCTAAACTTCGGAACTCTATTTTTCTCCCCGACCATCACAAGAGAACTGCTAAACTTTCATTCGGATCATCATGATTTCTTTCACGAATTCAATGAATCAGCTAATCCACTCTATCTTCCTGACAAATGGATTCCACACTGCACTTTAGCCAATAAGCTTTCGCCTGAAAAATTATCTCAGGGCTTTAAGCATTGTTTAGAAAGAGGAGACTCCATTGAAGCGAAGATAACTGGTATTGCTTTAATTGAATTAGTCGCTGATTCAAAGGATTGCATAGACGCTCCGATCGTTTATTCAAAATCACTATTGGAATAA
- a CDS encoding helix-turn-helix transcriptional regulator produces MLEGKIIKFYREQQEIKQKDLGEGICSTTHISKIERGLTEVSKETIQLLSERLGIHMEKELENYKSIDSLLKEWHESIIKKLETKADSIKNRLEGFHLLKIHDFHRTYTLILSRYYLFSGENQLAKRLIEEMEMWSGLSPYEHNMLLHIKGIFHMRVNHDYFKAISVLNKIRLDDYSNRECFYDLAVAYHSIHSNVLAYFYANKALQFFVEKRSFSRMIESEMLMLLQLEQSNDSNVESKEYQRLIDMAEAYELEHQRALLHHNYAYHQLRSGEFKSASELYKKSVNTRQPQDPNYLGSLEGYINALTKEGRTSKDELLQIIEEGLTLSNKTKNKTFYHFFTLHKLNVKGDKKGYYEYLEEKAYPHFQEMGYVLPMEHYGVLLFDYYMEKEDVEKANFYARGLMEKFRKNNQFV; encoded by the coding sequence ATGTTGGAAGGTAAAATTATCAAGTTCTATAGAGAACAACAAGAGATTAAACAAAAGGATTTGGGAGAAGGAATTTGTTCCACTACCCATATCAGTAAAATAGAACGTGGACTTACTGAGGTCTCAAAAGAAACAATCCAATTGTTAAGTGAACGATTAGGAATTCATATGGAAAAGGAATTAGAGAATTACAAGAGTATTGATTCCCTTCTTAAAGAATGGCATGAATCAATCATTAAGAAGCTGGAGACCAAGGCAGATTCCATAAAGAATAGACTGGAAGGGTTTCATTTATTGAAGATTCACGACTTTCATCGTACATATACTCTGATTCTATCTCGATATTATTTATTTTCCGGGGAAAATCAACTTGCGAAACGTCTCATTGAAGAAATGGAGATGTGGTCAGGACTTAGTCCATATGAGCATAATATGTTGCTCCACATAAAAGGCATTTTTCACATGAGGGTAAACCACGATTACTTCAAAGCCATTTCAGTGCTTAATAAGATTCGCCTGGACGACTATTCTAATCGGGAATGCTTTTATGATTTAGCCGTTGCTTATCATTCCATTCATTCAAATGTACTAGCCTATTTTTATGCGAATAAAGCATTGCAATTCTTTGTAGAGAAGCGCAGTTTCTCCCGGATGATCGAGTCAGAGATGCTGATGCTGCTACAACTTGAACAATCCAATGACTCCAATGTGGAAAGCAAGGAATACCAACGATTAATAGACATGGCTGAAGCTTACGAATTGGAGCACCAACGAGCTCTTCTGCACCATAACTACGCCTATCACCAACTCAGAAGTGGAGAATTCAAGTCAGCAAGCGAACTCTACAAAAAGTCCGTCAACACCCGTCAACCCCAGGACCCAAACTACCTCGGTTCACTAGAAGGATACATAAACGCCCTTACCAAAGAGGGACGGACCTCGAAAGATGAGTTGCTGCAAATCATAGAAGAAGGATTGACTCTTTCCAATAAAACGAAGAACAAAACGTTCTATCACTTCTTTACACTACACAAATTGAATGTTAAAGGAGACAAAAAAGGATATTACGAGTATTTGGAAGAAAAAGCCTATCCTCATTTTCAGGAAATGGGCTACGTACTTCCTATGGAGCATTACGGTGTGTTACTGTTTGATTATTATATGGAAAAAGAAGATGTGGAGAAAGCAAACTTCTATGCCAGAGGCCTAATGGAGAAGTTCCGGAAGAATAATCAGTTTGTATAA